The following proteins are co-located in the Pedobacter sp. FW305-3-2-15-E-R2A2 genome:
- a CDS encoding formyltransferase family protein, translating into MKIIIFTSSSLFVKTVSGLTSHCVLAGIVIPEDYNYDLSGTIQYAETNNIPLLRINKDDLQTEGKLASWMSALQAAAALVMTFPFKIPEHILTLPEKGIFNVHFSKLPAYKGSAPLFWQLKNGESQSCLTVHQMTPSLDEGPVVFSQDMPFMSGENYGIAKARLTQLLAQNLGKIIQAIAAGKYNQPLETTGESFFKSPEISDLTIQWNEQTAEEIENLVNAANPLYNGAITTMNGQELRILEVSQMNVEFNPGTTLPGTVFHVDPHHGPIVLTTDQKLLLINILETPEGIFSGKKICAMGLKAGDQFLNLN; encoded by the coding sequence ATGAAAATTATTATTTTCACTAGTAGTTCGTTATTTGTTAAAACAGTGTCGGGTTTAACCAGCCATTGTGTACTTGCCGGAATCGTAATTCCAGAAGACTATAATTACGATTTATCAGGTACAATTCAGTATGCTGAAACAAATAACATTCCGTTATTAAGGATCAATAAAGACGATCTGCAAACAGAAGGCAAACTGGCATCCTGGATGTCGGCACTTCAAGCTGCTGCAGCTTTGGTGATGACCTTTCCTTTTAAAATACCGGAACACATCTTAACACTTCCTGAAAAAGGAATCTTCAATGTTCATTTCAGTAAACTTCCTGCTTACAAAGGATCGGCACCGCTATTCTGGCAATTAAAGAACGGCGAAAGTCAAAGCTGCCTGACCGTTCATCAAATGACGCCATCACTGGATGAAGGCCCTGTTGTTTTTAGTCAGGATATGCCATTCATGTCAGGAGAAAATTATGGGATCGCAAAAGCGCGGCTAACCCAGTTATTGGCTCAAAATCTGGGAAAAATCATTCAGGCCATAGCCGCCGGCAAGTACAATCAGCCATTGGAAACAACCGGAGAGAGTTTCTTTAAAAGCCCGGAAATCAGTGACCTGACGATACAATGGAATGAACAAACCGCAGAGGAGATTGAAAACCTGGTGAACGCAGCAAATCCATTGTACAATGGGGCAATTACCACGATGAATGGACAGGAATTAAGAATCCTGGAAGTATCCCAGATGAATGTGGAATTTAACCCGGGGACAACCCTTCCCGGAACAGTCTTCCATGTCGATCCCCATCATGGTCCTATCGTCCTGACTACAGATCAAAAACTGCTGCTTATCAATATCCTGGAAACCCCTGAAGGCATCTTCAGTGGCAAAAAAATATGTGCGATGGGCTTGAAAGCGGGAGATCAGTTTCTGAATTTAAATTAA
- a CDS encoding phytanoyl-CoA dioxygenase family protein, giving the protein MTDCNFTTLFYETHQQRRIGKNTSTPDNFDQMETIWLSFYGLGKFETYFFLYADCKDFQHFKDWVAQLKGQDFLIEADRKFKEWQNNQNQEKESPDNFPKILSPEQLQFWEENGYLKISNVVDETSCDQVKQAICRHLNLDMNYPATWYMKHPDWQGIMVQLYQNEAIEAIRKQEKIKAIFADLYRTNDLVPNTEKLGYNPPECEIWGFPHGQLHWDINFDKPVPFEVQGILYLNEVPQNRGPIHLVPGFHHRFEEWIAPFASLERAHTSIRLTEVPQPVTGEKGDLILWRNTIPHAAGSNNSDHPRFVQYLSFSKL; this is encoded by the coding sequence ATGACAGATTGCAATTTCACCACACTCTTTTATGAAACTCATCAGCAAAGAAGAATAGGAAAGAATACATCAACACCTGATAATTTTGACCAGATGGAAACCATATGGCTTAGTTTTTATGGATTGGGTAAATTTGAGACCTATTTTTTCCTATATGCCGACTGCAAAGATTTCCAACATTTCAAAGACTGGGTCGCCCAGCTCAAAGGACAGGACTTCCTGATCGAAGCAGACCGGAAGTTCAAAGAATGGCAAAACAATCAAAACCAGGAAAAGGAAAGCCCGGACAATTTCCCGAAAATACTGAGCCCTGAACAACTACAGTTCTGGGAAGAAAATGGCTATTTAAAAATCAGTAACGTAGTTGATGAAACCAGCTGTGATCAAGTTAAACAGGCCATATGCCGACACCTGAATTTAGACATGAATTACCCGGCAACCTGGTATATGAAGCATCCGGACTGGCAAGGCATCATGGTTCAATTGTACCAAAATGAAGCCATCGAAGCCATCAGAAAACAGGAAAAAATCAAAGCAATATTTGCCGACCTTTATCGGACCAATGACTTGGTTCCAAATACAGAAAAGCTGGGATACAATCCTCCGGAATGTGAAATCTGGGGATTCCCGCATGGACAATTACATTGGGATATAAATTTTGACAAACCAGTTCCATTTGAGGTTCAGGGAATATTATACCTAAATGAGGTCCCTCAAAATAGAGGCCCAATTCATCTTGTTCCCGGATTTCATCATCGCTTTGAAGAATGGATAGCCCCATTTGCCTCACTCGAAAGAGCACATACGTCAATAAGGTTAACAGAAGTTCCTCAACCAGTTACGGGAGAAAAAGGAGACCTTATTCTCTGGAGAAATACCATTCCACATGCCGCAGGCAGCAATAATTCAGATCACCCAAGATTTGTTCAATACCTGAGTTTCTCTAAATTATAA